A genome region from Sphingomonas sp. BGYR3 includes the following:
- a CDS encoding SRPBCC domain-containing protein, with product MPPAIRITLLRRFRTDIDRLMTAWTDAPMLAHWWSTPEQRVMIAEIVARPGGPFVVVTYSAREGEKADRGRFRDVLARDALILELDGTPARTLTLQFWPLGDEVELTLTERPFADQATRDAREADWIAGLDRLKTLVEGGTVRR from the coding sequence GTGCCGCCGGCGATCCGCATCACGCTGCTGCGCCGGTTCCGCACCGATATCGACCGGTTGATGACGGCATGGACCGATGCGCCGATGCTGGCCCATTGGTGGTCGACGCCGGAACAGCGGGTGATGATTGCCGAAATCGTCGCGCGCCCCGGCGGGCCGTTCGTCGTCGTCACCTATAGCGCGCGCGAGGGGGAAAAGGCGGATCGCGGCCGGTTTCGCGACGTGCTGGCCCGCGATGCCCTGATCCTGGAACTGGACGGCACGCCCGCCCGCACGCTGACGCTGCAATTCTGGCCGCTGGGCGACGAGGTCGAACTGACGCTGACCGAACGCCCCTTTGCCGATCAGGCGACCCGCGATGCGCGAGAGGCAGACTGGATCGCCGGGCTGGACCGGCTGAAAACGCTGGTCGAAGGCGGCACCGTCAGACGGTAA
- a CDS encoding ABC transporter permease → MNGLSRLMRDALTVARRDFVATVATPTFLLFLLAPLFMLGFGAIGGMGAATVGKGAEEKQRIYAILNDADSAALEQADKDARVLFQRKDQVPLLILVRPEADAAAQARGLLLQSDRDVPAVLYGSLAAPQIIHRNATSSTSRYLGYLAERTLRDRRAGIEGPVSKPRFERIAPKSGSIGGRNAAAFLGVFGLFLLSLMLAGQAVGTMAEERSNKVIEVLAAAVPLESVFLGKLIGMLGVAVLFIGFWGTIAGGFGLLIPTGALPPEAASALGDIRPAVGLPLYALLFLVYFLHAYLLLGSVFLGVGALASTQRELQMLSLPITVVQVGMFGLSASAAGAPDSMVAKIAEVFPFSSPFAMIARAANDAAIWPHLAAIAWQLLWVSICIGLGARLFRRGVLQSSGPKLRLFGKGTAAA, encoded by the coding sequence ATGAACGGCCTTTCCCGCCTGATGCGCGATGCGCTGACCGTTGCCCGCCGCGATTTCGTGGCAACCGTGGCGACACCGACCTTTCTCCTGTTTCTGCTCGCGCCATTGTTCATGCTCGGCTTTGGCGCGATCGGCGGCATGGGCGCGGCCACGGTGGGCAAGGGCGCAGAGGAAAAGCAGCGCATCTATGCCATCCTGAACGACGCCGATTCCGCCGCGCTTGAACAGGCGGACAAGGACGCTCGCGTCCTGTTCCAGCGCAAGGATCAGGTGCCGTTGCTGATCCTGGTCAGACCAGAGGCGGATGCCGCAGCCCAGGCCCGCGGCCTGCTGCTGCAATCCGATCGGGATGTGCCCGCCGTCCTCTATGGCTCGCTTGCCGCGCCTCAGATCATTCACCGCAACGCCACCTCGTCCACGTCGCGGTATCTCGGCTATCTTGCTGAACGTACTCTCAGGGACAGGCGCGCCGGGATCGAAGGACCGGTCAGCAAGCCGCGGTTCGAACGCATCGCCCCCAAATCCGGATCGATCGGCGGCCGCAACGCCGCCGCGTTCCTGGGCGTATTCGGCCTTTTCCTGCTCTCGCTGATGCTGGCCGGCCAGGCGGTGGGCACCATGGCGGAGGAACGGTCGAACAAGGTGATCGAGGTGCTGGCCGCCGCCGTCCCGCTGGAAAGCGTGTTCCTTGGCAAGCTGATCGGCATGTTGGGCGTCGCTGTCCTGTTCATCGGGTTCTGGGGCACGATTGCGGGCGGCTTTGGCCTGCTGATCCCGACGGGCGCGCTGCCGCCAGAGGCCGCCAGCGCGCTTGGCGACATCCGCCCGGCGGTCGGCCTGCCGCTTTATGCGCTGCTGTTCCTGGTCTATTTCCTGCATGCCTATCTGCTCCTCGGTTCGGTGTTTCTGGGCGTTGGCGCGCTCGCCAGCACGCAGCGCGAATTGCAGATGCTGTCGCTGCCCATCACGGTGGTTCAGGTGGGGATGTTCGGCCTGTCCGCCAGTGCCGCAGGCGCGCCCGACAGCATGGTGGCCAAGATTGCGGAAGTGTTTCCGTTCAGCTCGCCCTTCGCCATGATCGCGCGGGCAGCAAATGACGCCGCGATCTGGCCGCATCTTGCCGCCATCGCCTGGCAGCTCTTGTGGGTCAGCATCTGCATCGGGCTTGGCGCGCGTCTGTTCCGGCGCGGCGTGCTGCAGTCATCCGGCCCGAAGCTGCGCCTGTTCGGCAAGGGGACTGCCGCCGCCTAA
- the msrB gene encoding peptide-methionine (R)-S-oxide reductase MsrB, producing MTSRRQFLTSAAIGGVAMTIGCSTGESAAARGKFEVQLSDAEWKKRLGPDRFRILREQGTERPFTSPLNNEKRTGTFACAGCKLPLYSSRTKFDSGTGWPSFWQALPNAVGTERDVSFGMVRTEAHCRRCGGHLGHIFDDGPKPTGKRHCINGLSLTFAPGKAA from the coding sequence ATGACCAGCCGCCGCCAGTTTCTGACCAGTGCCGCCATCGGCGGCGTTGCGATGACCATCGGGTGTTCGACCGGCGAAAGCGCCGCCGCCCGCGGCAAGTTCGAGGTTCAGTTAAGCGATGCCGAATGGAAAAAACGGCTCGGCCCCGACCGGTTCCGCATCCTGCGCGAACAGGGGACGGAACGTCCCTTCACCAGCCCGCTGAACAATGAAAAGCGCACCGGCACTTTTGCCTGCGCCGGGTGCAAACTGCCGCTTTATTCGTCCCGCACGAAATTCGACAGCGGCACCGGCTGGCCCAGCTTCTGGCAGGCGCTGCCCAACGCGGTCGGCACCGAACGCGATGTCAGCTTTGGCATGGTCCGGACAGAGGCGCATTGCCGCCGCTGTGGCGGGCATCTGGGCCATATTTTTGACGACGGCCCGAAACCTACGGGCAAACGGCACTGCATCAACGGCCTGTCGCTGACCTTTGCGCCCGGAAAGGCTGCCTGA
- a CDS encoding cysteine desulfurase, giving the protein MTAPQTLALRGDFPGVGDWHYLDTAATAQKPGQVIDAIARAYGPDYATVHRGVYRRSADMTIAYEAARARVARFIGAASPDECVFVRGATEGINLVAHGWAANVLKSGDRILISALEHHSNIVPWQMVAERTGAAIDVVPLTPDHAIDLDAMAAMIRPEHRIVALAHVSNVTGAVLDAARAAEIAHSVGAKLLLDGCQAAPRLALDVRALDCDFYVLSGHKLYGPTGIGVLWGRAELLDAMQPMQGGGAMIDKVTFQRTTYAPPPGRFEAGTPHIVGVVGLHAAIDYVDDVGLDRIHAHEAALVTATREALGQINSVRLFGPADAAGIVSFEVQGVHPHDVGTILDEEGVAIRAGHHCAQPLMDLLNVPATARASFGLYNDADDVAALVRGIERVTRIFG; this is encoded by the coding sequence ATGACCGCGCCGCAGACGCTGGCCCTGCGCGGGGATTTCCCCGGGGTCGGCGACTGGCATTATCTGGATACCGCCGCGACGGCGCAAAAGCCGGGGCAGGTGATCGATGCGATCGCGCGCGCCTATGGCCCCGATTATGCCACGGTGCACCGCGGCGTCTATCGCCGGTCGGCGGACATGACGATTGCCTATGAAGCGGCGCGGGCGCGGGTGGCGCGGTTCATCGGTGCCGCCAGCCCGGACGAGTGCGTGTTCGTGCGCGGCGCGACCGAGGGGATCAACCTGGTCGCCCATGGCTGGGCAGCCAATGTGTTGAAGTCCGGCGACCGCATCCTGATTTCCGCGCTGGAGCATCACAGCAACATCGTGCCGTGGCAGATGGTGGCCGAGCGGACGGGCGCTGCGATCGATGTGGTGCCGCTGACCCCCGATCATGCCATCGATCTGGACGCGATGGCGGCAATGATCCGGCCGGAACATCGCATCGTCGCGCTGGCCCATGTGTCCAATGTGACCGGCGCCGTGCTGGACGCGGCGCGTGCGGCGGAGATTGCCCATTCGGTCGGCGCAAAGCTGCTGCTGGACGGGTGCCAGGCCGCGCCGCGGCTGGCGCTGGACGTGCGGGCGCTGGATTGCGATTTCTATGTCCTGTCCGGGCACAAGCTGTACGGCCCGACCGGCATCGGCGTGCTGTGGGGCAGGGCCGAACTGCTGGATGCGATGCAGCCCATGCAGGGCGGCGGCGCGATGATCGACAAGGTGACGTTCCAGCGCACCACCTATGCCCCGCCGCCGGGCCGGTTCGAGGCGGGGACGCCGCATATCGTCGGCGTGGTCGGCCTGCACGCCGCGATCGATTATGTGGACGATGTGGGGCTGGACCGCATCCACGCGCATGAGGCGGCGCTGGTGACGGCGACGCGGGAGGCGCTGGGGCAGATCAATTCGGTGCGGCTGTTCGGCCCCGCCGATGCGGCAGGCATCGTCAGTTTCGAGGTTCAGGGCGTGCATCCGCACGATGTCGGCACGATCCTGGACGAAGAAGGCGTGGCGATCCGCGCCGGGCACCATTGTGCCCAGCCGCTGATGGACCTGCTGAATGTGCCGGCGACGGCGCGGGCCAGCTTTGGCCTGTACAACGACGCGGACGATGTGGCGGCGCTGGTGCGCGGCATCGAGCGCGTGACCAGGATTTTTGGATAG
- a CDS encoding SUF system Fe-S cluster assembly protein → MNEERPIAIEEVDAVATPPKARVDDAAVESPRDTFERKRDYLDGFLNQKPVAASGNEPGGALYEAVIDALKEIYDPEIPVNIYDLGLIYNVEIAEGGHVVVTMTLTTPHCPVAESMPGEVELRVCAVPGVSMADVNLVWDPAWDPGKMSDEARLELGML, encoded by the coding sequence ATGAACGAGGAACGGCCAATCGCAATCGAGGAAGTCGACGCCGTCGCAACGCCGCCCAAGGCGCGCGTGGACGATGCCGCCGTGGAAAGCCCGCGCGACACATTCGAGCGCAAGCGCGACTATCTGGACGGATTTCTGAACCAGAAGCCGGTGGCGGCAAGCGGCAATGAGCCGGGCGGCGCATTGTACGAAGCGGTGATCGACGCGCTGAAGGAAATCTATGACCCCGAAATCCCGGTCAACATCTATGACCTGGGCCTGATCTATAATGTCGAGATTGCCGAGGGCGGCCATGTCGTGGTGACGATGACGCTGACCACGCCGCATTGCCCGGTTGCGGAATCCATGCCGGGCGAGGTTGAACTGCGCGTCTGTGCGGTGCCGGGCGTGTCGATGGCGGACGTCAATCTGGTGTGGGACCCGGCATGGGATCCGGGCAAGATGAGCGACGAGGCGCGGCTCGAACTGGGGATGCTGTGA
- a CDS encoding M1 family metallopeptidase, whose product MLRFLLLSLMAGLAACSAGTETAGGPETGDRMVATVLTTPEARDVHSYARPAEARVTHVALDLNADFDKRVLSGTARLDIQAADGAKQIVLDTRDLAIEAVTDSAGKALNWKLGAADAVHGAPLTVDIGDARQVTIRYATSPNAAALQWLTPAQTAGKQHPFLFSQGQAILNRSWIPTQDSPGIRQTWEARVTVPEPLVALMSADGNVAADAMAKGEGAGEGRRAFSFVMDKPVAPYLIAIAVGDIGFQSTGPRTGVFAEPATLKASAAEFADLEKFVDAAESLYGPYRWGRYDVIVLPPSFPFGGMENPLLTFATPTVIAGDKSLVSLIAHELAHSWSGNLVTNATWDDFWLNEGFTSYFENRIMEALYGKRRADMEADLAWTAMQDALKAAGGNGPDTQLHLNLTADRDPDEGMTQVAYDKGATFLRTLEQAVGREKWDAYLRGYFDRHAFQPQTSKGFLADLREHLIKGDKALEDKLQLDRWVYQPGLPDNAVRVASDAFPAVDKAALAFANGLPVDGAVAQATTWEKVRFLDSLPRTLSRERLDTLDRALGLSASGNSEVRFAWLKLAIANRYDPAVPSIEQFLTSQGRRKFVLPLFTALMAQGEWGQPVARRIYAKARPGYHSVTSGSVDGVVKG is encoded by the coding sequence ATGCTGCGTTTCCTGTTGCTGTCGCTGATGGCTGGCCTGGCTGCCTGTTCCGCCGGAACCGAAACGGCGGGTGGGCCGGAAACGGGGGACCGGATGGTGGCGACGGTGCTGACGACGCCAGAGGCGCGGGACGTGCACAGCTATGCCCGGCCGGCCGAGGCGCGGGTGACTCATGTGGCGCTGGACCTGAATGCCGATTTCGACAAGCGCGTGCTGTCCGGCACTGCGCGGCTGGATATTCAGGCGGCAGACGGCGCCAAGCAGATCGTGCTGGATACCCGCGACCTGGCCATCGAAGCGGTGACCGACAGCGCGGGCAAGGCGTTGAACTGGAAATTGGGTGCGGCGGATGCCGTGCATGGCGCGCCGCTGACCGTCGATATCGGCGATGCGCGCCAGGTGACGATCCGTTATGCCACCAGCCCCAATGCCGCCGCGCTGCAATGGCTGACCCCTGCGCAGACGGCGGGCAAGCAGCACCCGTTCCTGTTCAGCCAGGGGCAGGCGATCCTCAACCGCAGCTGGATTCCGACGCAGGACAGCCCCGGCATCCGCCAGACATGGGAAGCGCGGGTGACGGTGCCCGAACCGCTGGTCGCGTTGATGAGCGCGGACGGCAATGTCGCCGCCGATGCCATGGCCAAGGGCGAAGGCGCGGGCGAGGGACGGCGCGCGTTCAGTTTCGTGATGGACAAGCCCGTCGCCCCCTATCTGATCGCGATTGCGGTGGGCGATATCGGGTTTCAGTCGACCGGCCCGCGCACCGGCGTGTTCGCCGAACCGGCAACGCTGAAGGCATCGGCGGCCGAGTTTGCCGATCTGGAAAAATTCGTGGATGCCGCCGAATCGCTGTACGGTCCCTATCGCTGGGGCCGGTATGACGTGATCGTCCTGCCGCCCAGCTTTCCGTTTGGCGGCATGGAAAACCCGCTGCTGACCTTTGCCACGCCGACGGTGATCGCGGGCGACAAGTCGCTGGTCAGCCTGATCGCGCACGAACTGGCGCATAGCTGGTCGGGCAATCTGGTCACCAATGCGACCTGGGACGATTTCTGGTTGAACGAGGGGTTCACCAGCTATTTCGAAAACCGGATCATGGAGGCGCTGTACGGCAAGCGGCGCGCGGACATGGAGGCGGATCTGGCGTGGACCGCGATGCAGGACGCGCTGAAGGCAGCGGGCGGCAATGGCCCCGACACGCAGCTGCACCTCAACCTGACCGCCGACCGCGATCCGGACGAGGGGATGACGCAGGTCGCCTATGACAAGGGCGCGACGTTCCTGCGCACGCTGGAGCAGGCGGTCGGGCGGGAAAAATGGGACGCGTATCTGCGCGGCTATTTCGACCGGCACGCCTTTCAGCCGCAGACGAGCAAGGGGTTCCTGGCGGACCTGCGCGAGCATCTGATCAAGGGGGACAAGGCGCTGGAGGACAAGCTGCAGCTCGATCGCTGGGTCTATCAGCCGGGCCTGCCCGACAATGCGGTGCGCGTTGCGTCCGACGCCTTTCCGGCGGTGGACAAGGCCGCGCTCGCCTTTGCCAACGGACTGCCGGTGGACGGGGCGGTGGCACAGGCGACGACGTGGGAAAAGGTGCGCTTCCTCGATTCGCTGCCGCGCACGTTGTCGCGCGAACGGCTGGATACGCTGGACCGCGCGCTCGGCCTGTCGGCCAGCGGCAACAGCGAGGTTCGCTTTGCCTGGCTGAAGCTGGCCATCGCCAACCGCTATGATCCCGCCGTGCCGTCGATCGAACAGTTCCTGACCAGCCAGGGGCGGCGCAAGTTCGTCCTGCCGCTGTTCACCGCGCTGATGGCGCAGGGCGAATGGGGGCAACCGGTGGCGCGGCGCATCTATGCCAAGGCGCGGCCCGGCTATCATTCGGTGACCAGCGGCAGCGTGGACGGGGTGGTAAAGGGCTGA
- a CDS encoding ATP-binding cassette domain-containing protein, which produces MTPSTYALEAHGLVKYFGNRRVVKGIDLAVPTGSIYGVLGPNGAGKTTTLRMLLGIIEPDEGHRTLLGHDAPRQASDLVGYLPEERGLYPSMTAREAIAFMGALRGLDWKTGRARAAEMMEGAGLGHAVGQKIRKLSKGMAQLVQLLGSVVHRPDFIVLDEPFSGLDPVNQERLERLILAERDRGATVLFSTHVMAHAERLCDRLAIIAGGERKFEGTVADARATLPYRAFYEPRTEIAGIAALLPPDAARADGGWRFTLPDDGIEPILTRLLAEGHGISGLAIERPTLHEAFVRIVGAQAMEGIAETAPEEPVTEEQGA; this is translated from the coding sequence GTGACCCCCAGCACCTACGCTCTTGAGGCTCACGGCCTGGTCAAATATTTCGGCAACCGCCGGGTGGTAAAGGGCATCGACCTCGCCGTGCCGACCGGCAGCATCTATGGCGTGCTTGGCCCCAATGGCGCGGGCAAGACGACGACGCTGCGGATGCTCCTCGGCATCATCGAACCGGATGAGGGGCACCGTACGCTGCTCGGCCATGACGCCCCGCGACAGGCCAGCGATCTGGTTGGCTATCTGCCCGAAGAACGCGGCCTCTATCCCAGCATGACGGCGCGGGAGGCGATTGCCTTTATGGGCGCATTGCGCGGGCTGGACTGGAAAACGGGCCGGGCACGCGCGGCCGAAATGATGGAGGGCGCGGGGCTTGGCCATGCCGTGGGGCAAAAGATCCGCAAGCTGTCCAAGGGGATGGCTCAGCTTGTCCAGCTGCTCGGCTCCGTCGTCCACCGGCCCGACTTCATCGTGCTGGACGAACCCTTTTCCGGCCTGGACCCGGTGAATCAGGAACGGCTGGAACGGCTGATCCTGGCGGAGCGGGATCGCGGAGCGACCGTCCTGTTTTCCACGCACGTCATGGCCCATGCCGAACGGCTGTGCGACCGGCTGGCGATCATCGCGGGCGGCGAGCGCAAGTTCGAGGGGACGGTTGCCGATGCGCGCGCCACCCTGCCCTATCGCGCCTTTTACGAACCGCGCACCGAAATTGCAGGCATCGCCGCGCTGTTGCCGCCCGACGCCGCGCGCGCCGATGGCGGCTGGCGTTTCACCCTGCCCGATGACGGGATCGAACCAATCCTCACCCGCCTGCTGGCCGAAGGGCACGGCATTTCCGGCTTGGCGATCGAGCGGCCAACCCTGCACGAGGCGTTCGTGCGGATCGTCGGTGCGCAGGCGATGGAGGGCATAGCCGAAACCGCGCCCGAAGAACCCGTAACCGAGGAGCAGGGGGCATGA
- a CDS encoding iron-sulfur cluster assembly accessory protein, with the protein MTITTTRQRPAAVILTQRAEARIADLMGRAPEGAIGVKLSTPRRGCSGLAYSVDYVTVANPMDERIETPGGTFFVDGGSVLYLIGSTMDWVEDDFTAGFVFNNPNAKGACGCGESFTV; encoded by the coding sequence ATGACCATAACCACCACCCGTCAGCGGCCCGCCGCCGTCATCCTGACCCAGCGGGCAGAGGCGCGGATCGCCGACCTGATGGGCCGCGCGCCGGAAGGGGCGATCGGGGTCAAGCTGTCCACGCCGCGTCGCGGCTGTTCGGGCCTGGCCTATTCGGTCGATTACGTGACTGTTGCCAACCCGATGGACGAACGGATCGAAACGCCCGGCGGCACCTTTTTCGTCGATGGCGGGTCCGTCCTGTACCTGATCGGATCGACGATGGACTGGGTGGAGGACGATTTCACCGCCGGGTTCGTGTTCAACAATCCGAACGCCAAGGGCGCGTGCGGGTGCGGCGAGAGCTTTACCGTCTGA
- a CDS encoding cytochrome P450: MATLADMPGMADPDPLDVSRAELYRDDIWQAPFARLRADAPVYRCERSDFGAYWSVSSYQGIVEVESLPDLYSSAEGIVVADLDPETDIRLPMFIAMDRPRHTDQRRTVAPAFTPSEMTRMGVDVRRRTAELLDSLPIGTGFDWVDRVSIELSTQMLAILFDFPWEDRRKLTFWSDWAGDIELVKNAELKQQRLAHMFECGAYFQQLWQSKLGKEPTPDLISMMIHSDAMSHMDQYEFLGNLMLLIVGGNDTTRNSMSAYALGLSQFPAEREKLERDPALIPNATQEIIRWQTPLAHMRRTATQDTELMGQAIRAGDKLALWYISANRDQSVFGPDADAIRVDRANARRHLSFGWGIHRCVGARLAELQISVLMEEMARRRLRVNVTGDPVRVAACFVHGYRSLPVELTRY; this comes from the coding sequence ATGGCGACCTTGGCGGACATGCCTGGCATGGCGGACCCCGATCCGCTGGATGTCAGCCGGGCGGAACTGTATCGCGACGACATATGGCAGGCACCCTTTGCCCGGCTGCGGGCCGACGCGCCGGTCTATCGCTGCGAGCGGTCAGACTTTGGCGCCTATTGGTCGGTCAGCAGCTATCAGGGGATTGTCGAGGTCGAATCGCTGCCCGACCTCTATTCCTCGGCAGAAGGGATCGTGGTCGCCGATCTCGATCCCGAAACCGACATTCGCCTGCCGATGTTCATTGCGATGGACCGGCCCAGGCACACCGATCAGCGGCGCACCGTCGCGCCCGCCTTTACCCCGTCCGAAATGACCCGAATGGGCGTCGATGTTCGCCGCCGCACCGCCGAACTGCTCGACAGCCTGCCCATCGGCACCGGGTTCGACTGGGTGGACCGGGTGTCGATCGAATTGTCGACACAGATGCTGGCCATCCTGTTCGATTTCCCGTGGGAGGACCGGCGCAAACTGACCTTCTGGTCCGACTGGGCGGGCGATATCGAACTGGTCAAGAATGCGGAACTGAAGCAGCAGCGGCTGGCCCACATGTTCGAATGTGGCGCCTATTTTCAGCAGCTCTGGCAGTCGAAGCTGGGCAAGGAACCGACGCCCGATCTTATCAGCATGATGATCCATTCCGACGCGATGAGCCACATGGATCAGTACGAATTTCTGGGCAATCTGATGCTGCTGATCGTCGGCGGCAACGACACCACGCGCAATTCCATGTCCGCCTATGCCCTTGGCCTCAGCCAGTTTCCGGCCGAACGGGAAAAGCTGGAACGCGATCCCGCGCTGATCCCCAATGCGACCCAGGAAATCATCCGGTGGCAGACGCCGCTCGCCCATATGCGCCGCACCGCGACGCAGGATACCGAACTGATGGGCCAGGCGATCCGCGCGGGCGACAAGCTGGCGCTCTGGTATATCTCGGCAAATCGCGACCAATCCGTGTTCGGCCCGGACGCCGATGCGATCCGCGTCGATCGTGCCAATGCCCGGCGGCACCTGTCGTTCGGCTGGGGGATTCATCGCTGCGTCGGGGCGCGGCTGGCGGAACTTCAGATCAGCGTGCTGATGGAGGAAATGGCGCGCCGCCGCCTGCGCGTGAACGTGACCGGCGATCCGGTGCGCGTCGCGGCGTGTTTCGTCCATGGCTATCGCTCGCTGCCCGTCGAACTCACCCGCTACTGA
- a CDS encoding NUDIX domain-containing protein: MSRPAIPAATLILFREAAGGPPELLFVERSRMMRFAGGAIVFPGGRVDAADHALSETGGGPDDWEEAARIAAIRECVEEAGVAAGIEPAGAETVAAIRHALNHGSAMGEALAAADAVLRLDALVPYARWRPDFDHARSFDTRFYLAKLPADAPEAVVDATENVRTFWATAAEVLAMAARGEARLIFPTRCTLERLATHDGFDAAAAAARAFPVRTITPWIEQRDGADWITIPGDLGYPVTALPLAAAARQ; this comes from the coding sequence ATGTCCCGACCCGCCATCCCCGCCGCGACCCTGATCCTGTTCCGCGAAGCTGCGGGCGGGCCGCCGGAACTGTTGTTTGTCGAGCGATCGCGCATGATGCGCTTTGCCGGCGGGGCGATCGTGTTTCCGGGCGGGCGCGTCGATGCGGCCGATCATGCGCTGTCCGAAACCGGCGGCGGCCCCGATGACTGGGAAGAGGCGGCGCGGATTGCGGCAATCCGTGAATGCGTCGAGGAGGCGGGGGTGGCGGCCGGGATCGAGCCGGCGGGCGCGGAAACGGTCGCTGCGATCCGCCATGCGCTGAACCATGGCAGCGCGATGGGTGAGGCACTGGCGGCGGCCGATGCGGTGCTGCGGCTGGATGCCCTCGTCCCCTATGCCCGCTGGCGGCCGGATTTCGACCATGCGCGCAGTTTCGACACGCGCTTCTATCTGGCGAAGCTGCCAGCCGATGCGCCGGAAGCGGTCGTGGATGCGACCGAGAATGTCCGGACATTCTGGGCGACGGCGGCGGAGGTGCTGGCGATGGCGGCGCGGGGGGAGGCGCGGCTGATCTTTCCCACGCGCTGCACGCTGGAGCGGCTGGCGACGCATGACGGGTTCGATGCGGCGGCGGCGGCTGCGCGGGCGTTTCCGGTGCGAACCATCACGCCGTGGATCGAGCAGCGGGACGGGGCGGACTGGATCACCATTCCCGGCGATCTGGGCTATCCCGTGACGGCATTGCCGCTGGCGGCGGCGGCGCGGCAATGA
- a CDS encoding CHAP domain-containing protein, translating to MKLGAATARFALLVSCFLMMATPAQARFWQCVTFAREVSSVQLFGNAHTWWAQAAGTYERDHRPAVGAVMSFKSHGKMRLGHVAMVSRVVSDREVLLTHANWSRRGGVERDVRAIDVSAAGDWSEVKVWFGPIGGLGTSSYPVNGFIYPKGMSEADAIAPVTVAGNGGRDTIVAVND from the coding sequence ATGAAACTGGGTGCTGCAACAGCGCGTTTTGCGCTGCTAGTAAGCTGTTTCCTGATGATGGCGACGCCCGCGCAGGCGCGGTTCTGGCAATGCGTCACCTTTGCCCGCGAAGTTTCCTCGGTCCAGCTGTTCGGCAATGCGCATACCTGGTGGGCTCAGGCCGCCGGTACGTACGAGCGCGACCATCGTCCGGCGGTCGGCGCGGTGATGTCGTTCAAGTCGCATGGCAAGATGCGGCTGGGCCATGTCGCCATGGTGTCCCGCGTGGTGAGCGATCGCGAAGTCCTGTTGACCCATGCCAACTGGTCGCGGCGTGGCGGCGTCGAGCGTGACGTGCGTGCGATCGATGTGTCGGCGGCGGGCGACTGGAGCGAGGTGAAGGTGTGGTTCGGCCCGATCGGCGGCTTGGGTACCAGCAGCTATCCGGTCAACGGCTTCATCTATCCCAAGGGGATGAGCGAGGCGGACGCCATCGCGCCGGTGACGGTCGCCGGCAATGGCGGCCGCGACACCATCGTCGCCGTCAACGACTGA
- a CDS encoding extensin family protein, with protein MRAVRRTLGAVTLIAILLAGALLLYAAARKRPQDMPWTKLDLSQPVGLFTGRKLTALTSDFPACRGLLDRAGVRFESLPPVSDGQCGYADAVRLADGGARSIDLIPQRVGMACPVAAALMLWEWQVLQPAARRHFGPGVRVSRIDHFGSYSCRRMYGRSEGAFSEHSTADALDVAGFVLSDGTSIRLVNDWQDDGAKGAFLREVRDGACDLFATVLSPDYNAAHADHFHLDQAERGAMGWRACR; from the coding sequence ATGAGGGCGGTGCGTCGCACGTTGGGCGCGGTCACGCTGATCGCCATCCTGCTGGCGGGCGCGCTGCTGCTGTATGCCGCCGCGCGAAAGCGGCCGCAGGACATGCCGTGGACAAAGCTGGACCTGAGCCAGCCGGTCGGCCTGTTCACCGGGCGCAAGCTGACCGCGCTGACCAGCGATTTTCCGGCGTGCCGCGGCCTGCTGGACCGGGCGGGCGTCCGGTTCGAATCCCTGCCGCCGGTCAGCGATGGCCAGTGCGGCTATGCCGATGCGGTGCGGCTGGCCGATGGCGGGGCGCGGAGCATCGACCTGATCCCCCAGCGGGTCGGCATGGCCTGTCCGGTGGCGGCGGCGCTGATGCTGTGGGAATGGCAGGTGCTGCAACCGGCGGCGCGGCGGCATTTCGGGCCAGGCGTGCGGGTGTCGCGCATCGACCATTTCGGCAGTTACAGCTGTCGCCGGATGTATGGCCGCAGCGAAGGCGCGTTCAGCGAACATTCGACGGCGGATGCGCTGGATGTGGCCGGGTTCGTCCTGTCCGACGGGACGAGCATCCGGCTGGTCAACGATTGGCAGGACGATGGCGCAAAGGGCGCATTCCTGCGCGAGGTGCGGGACGGGGCGTGCGATCTGTTCGCGACGGTGCTGTCGCCCGATTACAATGCGGCCCATGCCGACCACTTCCACCTGGATCAGGCAGAGCGCGGTGCGATGGGATGGCGGGCCTGTCGCTGA